One segment of Rissa tridactyla isolate bRisTri1 chromosome 17, bRisTri1.patW.cur.20221130, whole genome shotgun sequence DNA contains the following:
- the ATP5MG gene encoding ATP synthase subunit g, mitochondrial, producing MPACTCRLCSRRWSYSWRGGLVEREKPLALGWRRRGSNSRLRGALRAGSSLRGCPRQTPDAGGARTAEAAGSCGRRGDIAGAGSMAQGLAQRLAARGPQLLSAALAYSKPRLATFWYYAKVELAPPTPAEIPRAVDSMKAMVRAFQSGRLAQLTVKEALRNGLVATEVLMWFYIGEIIGKGGLIGYNV from the exons ATGCCAGCTTGTACGTGCCGGTTGTGTAGCAGG AGATGGTCTTACAGCTGGCGTGGGGGTCTGGTAGAACGGGAAAAGCCCCTCGCGTTGGGCTGGCGGCGGCGTGGCTCGAACTCGCGTCTCCGCGGCGCGCTCCGCGCGGGGTCCTCGCTGCGGGGCTGCCCGCGGCAGACGCCTGACGCGGGCGGGGCGCGGACAGCCGAGGCGGCGGGGTCCTGCGGACGGCGGGGTGACATTGCGGGTGCCGGCAGCATGGCGCAGGGGCTGGCGCAGCGCCTGGCCGCCCGCGGGCCGCAGCTCCTCAGCG CCGCCCTGGCCTACTCGAAGCCGCGCCTGGCCACGTTCTGGTACTACGCCAAGGTGGAGCTggccccgccgacccccgccgaGATCCCGCGGGCCGTGGACAGCATGAAGGCCATGGTCCGGGCCTTCCAGAGCGGCCGCCTGGCCCAGCTCACCGTCAAG GAGGCGCTGAGGAACGGGCTGGTGGCTACGGAGGTGCTGATGTGGTTTTACATTGGGGAGATCATCGGCAAGGGCGGCCTCATCGGGTACAACGTCTGA
- the UBE4A gene encoding ubiquitin conjugation factor E4 A, which yields MTDQENNNSISGNPFAALFGSLADAKHFAAGQQHRRRPPAGEEPAAAQDDSDNSVSESLDECEYSAAEISRAFRSQRELCQQLNTNHMIQRIFLITLDNSDPSMKSGNGIPARCVYLEEMAADLEEQDWLDMDNVEQALFTRLLLQEPGNHLIYMTPASTQNLSADRDAGERQILRYLYACFQRAREEITKVPENLLPFAVRCRNLTVSNTRTVLLTPEIYVDQNVYEQLVDLMLEALRGAHFEDVTEFLEEVIEALTAEEEVRTFGEVMVPVFDILLGRTKDLDLCQMLLYSYLDVLLYFTRQKDTAKVFAGYIQPKDPSNGQMYQKTLLGAILSISCLLKTPGVVENHGYFLNPSRSSPQEIKVQESNIHQFMAQFHEKIYQMLKNLLQLSPETKHRILSWLGNCLHANAGRTKIWANQMPEIFFQMYASDAFFLNLGAALLRLCQPFCKPKSPRLLTFNPTYCALKELNEEERRSKNVHMKGLEKETCLIPAMSEQEPEFANSYNLVTENLVLTQYTLHLGFHRLHDQMVKINQSLHRLQVAWREAQQSSSPAADGLREQFERLMTIYLSTKTAMTEPQMLQNCLNLQVSMAVLLVQLAMGNQGTEPLELTFPLPKVENSALAYVPEFFADNLGDFFIFLRRFADDILETSADSLEHILHFVTVFMGDVERMKNPHLRAKLAEVLEAVMPHLDQAQNPLVSSVFHRKRVFCSYQHAAHLAEALIKVFVDIEFTGDPHQFEQKFNYRRPMYPILRYMWGTDSYRQSIKALADYASENLEAMNPPLFLRFLNLLMNDAIFLLDEAIQYLSKIKVQQIEKDRGEWDSLSPEARREKESSLQMFGQLARFHNIMSNETIGTLAFLTSEIKSLFVHPFLAERIISMLNYFLQHLVGPKMGALKVKDFSEFDFKPQQLVSDICTIYLNLGDEENFCATVPKDGRSYSPTLFAQTVRVLKKINKPGNMIVSFSSLAERIKSLADRQQQEEETYADACDEFLDPIMSTLMSDPVILPSSRVTVDRSTIARHLLSDQTDPFNRSPLTMDQIRPNTELKEKIQRWLAERKKQKEELEDRLN from the exons ATGACCGACCAGGAGAACAACAACAGCATCTCCGGCAACCCCTTCGCCGCCCTCTTCGGCTCCCTCGCCGACGCCAAGCACTTCGCCGCCGGGCAGcagcaccgccgccgcccgcccgcgg GCGAGGAGCCGGCGGCCGCGCAGGATGACTCGGACAACAGCGTCTCGGAGAGCCTGGACGAGTGCGAGTACTCGGCGGCGGAGATCAGCCGCGCCTTCCGCTCGCAGCgggagctctgccagcagctcaaCACCAACCACATGATCCAGCGCATCTTCCTCATCACCCTCGACAACA GTGACCCCAGCATGAAGAGCGGGAACGGGATCCCGGCGCGCTGCGTCTACCTGGAGGAAATGGCCGCCGACCTGGAGGAGCAGGACTGGCTGGACATGGACAACGTGGAGCAG GCCCTGTTCACCCGCTTGCTGCTGCAGGAGCCGGGCAACCACCTGATCTACATGACCCCTGCCAGCACGCAGAACCTCTCTGCCGACCGGGACGCAGGGGAGAGGCAGATCCTGCGCTACCTCTACGCCTGCTTCCAGAGGGCGAGAGAAGAG ATCACCAAGGTCCCGGAGAACCTGCTGCCCTTTGCCGTGCGCTGCCGGAACCTGACGGTGTCCAACACTCGCACCGTCCTCCTCACTCCGGAGATTTATGTCGACCAGAACGTGTATGAGCAGCTGGTGGACCTGATGCTGGAGGCGCTGAGAGGGGCGC ACTTTGAAGATGTGACAGAGTTTCTGGAGGAGGTCATAGAGGCCTTgacggcagaggaggaggtgcgGACGTTCGGAGAGGTGATGGTTCCCGTGTTCGACATCCTGCTGGGCAGAACAAAGGACCTGGACCTCTGCCAGATGCTGCTGTACTCGTACCTTGACGTGCTCCTCTACTtcaccaggcagaaggacacAGCAAAG GTTTTTGCAGGCTACATCCAGCCCAAGGATCCCAGCAACGGGCAGATGTACCAGAAGACTTTGCTGGGTGCCATTTTAAGCATCTCCTGCTTGTTGAAGACCCCTGGCGTGGTGGAGAACCACGGCTATTTCCTGAATCCATCCCGATCCAGCCCGCAGGAGATCAAAGTGCAGGAATCCAACATCCACCAG TTTATGGCCCAGTTCCACGAGAAGATCTACCAGATGCTGAAGAACCTGTTGCAGTTGTCTCCTGAGACGAAGCACAGGATTCTCTCCTGGCTGGGAAACTGCCTCCACGCCAATGCCGGCCGCACCAAAATTTGGGCAAACCAGATGCCGGAGATCTTCTTCCAGATGTACGCCTCGGACGCCTTCTTCCTCAACCTGGGAGCTGCCCTGCTGAGGCTGTGCCAGCCCTTCTGCAAACCCAAATCCCCCAGGCTGCTGACCTTCAACCCCACGTACTGTGCCCTGAAGGAGCTCaacgaggaggagaggaggagtaaGAATGTGCACATGAAAG GTTTGGAAAAGGAAACATGCTTGATACCCGCTATGAGCGAGCAAGAGCCGGAGTTTGCAAACAGCTACAATCTGGTGACGGAAAACCTGGTCCTCACGCAGTACACGCTTCACTTGGGATTCCACAG GCTGCACGACCAGATGGTAAAGATAAACCAAAGCCTTCACCGCCTGCAAGTGGCGTGGCGAGAAGCCCAGCagagctccagccctgctgccgaCGGCCTCAGGGAGCAGTTCGAGCGCCTGATGACCATCTATCTCTCCACCAAGACGGCCATGACGGAGCCACAGATGctgcagaactgcctgaaccTGCAGGTGTCCATGGCGGTGCTGCTGGTGCAGCTGGCCATGGGCAACCAGGGCACGGAGCCGCTGGAGCTGACCTTCCCGCTGCCCAAGGTGGAGAACAGCGCGTTGGCCTATGTGCCAG AATTTTTTGCCGATAACCTGGGCGACTTCTTCATTTTCCTGCGGCGTTTTGCTGACGACATCTTGGAGACGTCTGCCGATTCTCTGGAGCACATCCTGCACTTTGTCACAGTTTTCATGGGTGACGTGGAGAG GATGAAGAATCCCCACCTGCGCGCCAAGCTGGCGGAGGTGTTGGAAGCTGTGATGCCTCACTTAGACCAGGCCCAGAACCCGCTCGTCTCGAGCGTGTTCCATCGCAAGCGGGTGTTCTGCTCGTACCAGCATGCTGCCCACCTTGCCGAGGCGCTGATCAAAGTCTTTGTGGATATCGAGTTCACTG GTGACCCGCACCAGTTTGAGCAGAAGTTTAACTACCGCCGCCCCATGTATCCCATCCTGAGGTACATGTGGGGCACGGATTCCTACCGGCAGAGCATCAAG GCTCTGGCTGACTACGCCTCGGAGAACCTGGAGGCGATGAATCCTCCTCTCTTCCTGCGCTTCCTGAACTTGCTGATGAACGACGCCATTTTCCTGCTGGATGAAGCCATACAG TACCTCAGCAAGATCAAAGTCCAGCAGATCGAGAAGGACCGGGGCGAATGGGACAGCCTGTCGCCAGAGGCTCGCCGCGAGAAGGAGTCAAGCCTGCAGATGTTTGGGCAGCTGGCGCGCTTCCACAACATCATGTCCAACGAGACCATCGGCACGCTGGCCTTCCTCACCTCGG AAATTAAGTCCCTGTTCGTCCATCCTTTCCTCGCCGAGCGCATCATCTCCATGCTCAACTATTTCTTGCAACACCTGGTTGGCCCTAAAATGGGAGCTCTGAAAGTCAAGGATTTCAGCGAGTTTGACTTCAAGCCGCAGCAGCTGGTGTCCGACATCTGCACCATCTACCTGAACCTCGG GGATGAAGAAAACTTCTGTGCCACGGTGCCCAAGGACGGCCGCTCCTACTCGCCCACGCTCTTTGCCCAGACCGTCCGGGTTCTGAAGAAAATCAACAAGCCTGGCAACATGATAGTGTCTTTCAGTAGCCTGGCTGAGAGGATCAAG TCTCTTGCAGaccggcagcagcaggaggaggagacgTACGCGGACGCCTGCGATGAATTCCTGGATCCCATCATGAGCACTCTGATGTCGGACCCAGTGATCCTGCCCTCCTCCCGCGTCACCGTCGACCGCTCGACTATCGCCCGCCACCTCCTCAG CGACCAGACAGATCCTTTCAATCGGAGCCCCCTCACGATGGACCAGATCAGACCAAACACGGAGCTCAAAGAGAAGATCCAGCGGTGGCTGGcggagaggaaaaagcagaaggaggagctggaggacaggCTGAACTGA
- the LOC128918699 gene encoding G protein-activated inward rectifier potassium channel 3-like — MVLPCAGARPLPEEPRGRSNSVPPAQTPTAKHMLAYLPRPPTDTSRYLTFPQKPEPPAAPGGAAAEDGRQQAAKRSPPMPNHGGVPGEPSLPAVLRRPGDMSRCPLAARWHPLQAPGAPGAIPGITIPSAGRGRTPSMEGLPGRRCKRLEEDGPVAQAGRRQRQRYVTKVGKCQVNLGNIQEKKRFLSDIFTTIVDLKYRWFLFVFMMCYIVTWVVFGTVYFLDAWARGDMEHQGDPEWRACIQNVDGFVSALLFSVESQRTIGYGARMVTADCAEGVILLMAQSIVGSMIDALMVGCMFVKISRPKKRAQTLIFSKNCVISRRDEQLCLMFRVGDLRDSHMVDAKIRAKLIKSRQTAEGEFIPLEQSELNLGYDTGEDRLFLVEPQIICHIIDRRSPFWDLSAESLRREQFEIIIILEGIVEATGMTCQARTSYTEDEILWGYRFEPCMSLEKGAFRVDYSRFEMTFEVQTPAASAKELQEWQELELPTLGLCWDQPLLPRAAPGVRHRREEPLERGDTG; from the exons ATGGTGCTGCCCTGTGCCGGCGCCCGGCCGCTGCCCGAGGAGCCCCGCGGCCGCAGCAACTCGGTGCCCCCTGCGCAGACCCCCACCGCCAAGCACATGCTGGCCTACCTGCCCCGGCCGCCCACCGACACCAGCCGCTACCTCACCTTCCCCCAGAAG CCTgagcccccggccgcccccgggggggctgcggcggaGGACGGCCGGCAGCAAGCGGCCAAGAGAAGCCCCCCAATGCCAAACCACGGAGGCGTCCCCGGTGAGCCGTCCCTGCCGGCCGTCCTGCGCCGTCCCGGCGACATGTCCCGCTGCCCGCTGGCCGCCCGCTGGCACCCGCTGCAGGCGCCCGGCGCCCCTGGCGCCATCCCTGGCATCACCATCCCCAGCGCAGGGCGCGGCAGGACCCCCTCCATGGAGGGGCTGCCGGGCCGGCGCTGCAAGCGGCTGGAGGAGGACGGCCCCGTGGCCCAGGCGGGcaggcggcagcggcagcggtaCGTCACCAAGGTGGGCAAGTGCCAGGTGAACCTGGGCAACATCCAGGAGAAGAAGCGGTTCCTCTCGGACATCTTCACCACCATCGTGGACCTCAAGTACCGCTGGTTCCTCTTCGTCTTCATGATGTGCTACATCGTCACCTGGGTGGTCTTCGGCACCGTCTACTTCTTGGATGCCTGGGCGCGGGGCGACATGGAGCACCAGGGGGACCCCGAGTGGCGGGCCTGCATCCAGAACGTGGACGGCTTCGTCTCCGctttgctcttctctgtggaGAGCCAGCGCACCATCGGCTACGGCGCCCGCATGGTGACGGCCGACTGTGCCGAGGGCGTCATCCTGCTGATGGCCCAGTCCATCGTGGGCTCCATGATCGACGCCCTGATGGTGGGCTGCATGTTCGTCAAGATCTCCCGGCCCAAGAAGCGCGCCCAGACCCTCATCTTCAGCAAGAACTGCGTCATCTCCCGCCGGGACGAGCAGCTCTGCCTGATGTTCCGGGTGGGCGACCTGCGGGATAGCCACATGGTGGACGCCAAGATCCGGGCCAAGCTGATCAAGTCGCGGCAGACGGCGGAGGGGGAGTTCATCCCGCTGGAGCAGTCGGAGCTGAACCTGGGCTACGACACGGGGGAGGACCGGCTCTTCCTGGTGGAGCCCCAGATCATCTGCCACATCATCGACCGCCGCAGCCCCTTCTGGGACCTGTCGGCCGAGTCCCTGCGCCGGGAGCAGTTCGAGATCATCATCATCCTCGAGGGCATCGTGGAGGCCACAG GAATGACATGCCAAGCCCGCACCTCCTACACGGAGGACGAGATCCTCTGGGGGTACCGCTTCGAGCCCTGCATGTCCCTGGAGAAAGGAGCCTTCCGGGTGGACTACAGCCGCTTCGAGATGACCTTCGAGGTGCAGACACCGGCAGCCAGCGCCAAGGAGCTGCAGGagtggcaggagctggagctccCCACGCTCGGGCTCTGCTGGgaccagcccctgctgccccgcGCTGCGCCGGGCGTCAGGCACCGCCGGGAGGAGCCGCTGGAGCGGGGGGACACGGGCTGA
- the CLDN25 gene encoding putative claudin-25, with protein MAGGWRAPAQAGGMVLALLGWVSSCVTTFVPLWKSLNLDLNELEVWSMGLWQVCIAQEEGVVECRPHGSFLALPPELRVSRLLMCLSNGLGLLGCGLAAAGMEGWTPCRDRPGLKRRLLLAGGAVLGAAAVATLAPVSWVAYNTVLDFWDDTVPDIVPRWEFGEATFLGWFAGAFLAAGGLLLACSARPAVPPPAPACRQPPSPRDLAGGHHLHPKNADLVI; from the coding sequence ATGGCCGGGGGCTGGCGGGCGCCGGCGCAGGCCGGGGGGATGGTGCTGGCCCTGCTCGGGTGGGTCTCCTCCTGCGTCACCACCTTCGTGCCCCTCTGGAAGAGCCTCAACCTGGACCTGAACGAGCTGGAGGTGTGGAGCATGGGGCTGTGGCAGGTCTGCATCGCCCAGGAGGAGGGGGTGGTGGAGTGCCGGCCCCACGGCTCCTTCCTGGCGCTGCCCCCCGAGCTGCGCGTCTCCCGCCTGCTGATGTGCCTCTCCAacgggctggggctgctgggctgcgggctggCCGCcgcggggatggagggatggacgCCCTGCCGGGACCGGCCCGGCCTCAAGCGGCGGCTGCTGCTCGCTGGGGGAGCGGTGCTGGGTGCGGCGGCCGTGGCCACGCTGGCGCCGGTCTCCTGGGTCGCCTACAACACCGTCCTCGACTTCTGGGACGACACCGTCCCCGACATCGTCCCCCGCTGGGAATTCGGGGAGGCCACCTTCCTGGGCTGGTTTGCCGGAGCCTTCCTCGCTGCCGGcgggctgctcctcgcctgcagcgcccgccccgccgtgccgccgccggcccccgcctgccgccagccccccagcccccgggacCTGGCCGGGGGCCaccacctgcaccccaaaaacGCAGACCTGGTCATCTAA